DNA from Strix aluco isolate bStrAlu1 chromosome 2, bStrAlu1.hap1, whole genome shotgun sequence:
CTCggcaacaaaacaaaatacaacagCTTAGCAGATGCAcatctgaaaggaaacatttgtcCCTTTATCACCCCAAACCTGAAATCATCACTAAAATTCCTGTTCGATTTCAATAGGAAGTTTACCTGCCTAGAAACAAAGAGTCTACACTGGGCCAGGCTCTGAACCCTTTCCATTAGTGAATTGTTGGTTACAAATCTATCCTAATCTGGCAGGCAGCCGGGTCCGAATTCTGCAATCCATCATCAACCACTGGCTTTGGCGGGAATGTGAGCAAGGGGAGTGGGGCTGGGTCCTAAAATCTGGCATGTAATtaaatggtttggggtttttgctcCACAGTTGTTGTTAAGGTACATGACTTCGTGCTTGGTACATTTATGCTGCAATTAGCAAATGTTAGGGTGCTATTTTATAATAGTCTTCAGGTGGCAAAATTGCATATAATAATTGTAATGTTCTCCCAGCTGTTTATAAACAGATTAGAAGAACTGGGTTAATTCTGGATACTGTACTAATTAATAAACAGCGGCTTAACACATCTGCtaatggctcaggaaaaacattCAATTTAGAAACAGTTCTGTTACTATCATAAGTTACTTTTCTTATTAAGCATATCTACATTAAAACATCTCTGCTCCTTATGAATGCATCTGCCTCACTCCATCACCCTCTGAAGCCCTCACTGTAAGTATCTTGTTTGCAAAATCGAGGCACCTCTTGTCTTAAATTTTATTCTAAAACAACTCACAATAAAAATGTGACTTGAACCACAAACTGTTCTTTCAAAGAAATACTAATACACATAAAAGCATTGTTTGAGGTACGATTACCAGCACGTACAGACAGTTGTGATCTATTAACTCTGCAAACGGAACAACAGTATTTTATGTTTCCAACATTAAGACAGctataaattgaaaaaaacccaactcattTGTAACACGCAAAACCTTTAAAAGACAAAGAAGCACAGAACAATAAACGTAGTATTTGAGCACACTTTTAAATTCGCCAAAGATAACAAATGCcccaaaccattttttaaaaattttcctctgaaacCTGAATTAAAACGCAGAATAGTTTTCCGCAATAAAGTTAGATGTGTAACTCCTCAAATGGAAAATAGTTAACCTGCTACAAAGTCTGTATAATCAAAACAAGACAATCAAGGTGGGCCCTAGTGACTTTATCTTCAACATCACAATTCCCCATTTTATACACACCTCTGACAATTTCATCAAGAGaaattccatattttaaaattcacgACAAAACTGCATTAACATGGACACTGTGAGTATCAACGAGGTCAGTAAGATAAATATACTTAAATAAACTATTACGGTTGAAAAATTCAGTAAGAGACGGGGTTTACTTTATTAAATGCAACTTTATTGTTGCcatcttttcttcatttattaaacAAACTGAATAGAATTCAGAACACGCTATTGAACAAAAGGTATAAAAGTCAACTAGAAGCAATAATCCTATTTTTATACAGCAACAAATCAAATGCACagtatgttttttttttgttgttttttttgtgtgtgatcgCAGGTGATTGATTGGCTTTAAAATAAGCTAACTGCCTGAAAGGCAAAATTCCTTTCTAATTCCAGCCGTAAGTCTGTGAAAGAGACTTTAAGGCAGCCCAACATCTTTATGATGCCGCATAATGTGCTGGTTCTTCTCTGAAGGCCTTCGGAAACCTTTCTTGCAGTACTCACAACGGTGAGGGTAGTCTTTTGTATGAATGGAAATAACATGCCGTTTGAAGCCTGAGGCGTCTGTAGTGCTATACTCACAGTACTCACATTGATAAACTTTCCTGCCACtgtgtgttttcatgtgttttttcagCTCGTTTTGTTGCCTAAAGCCCTTTCTACATCTCTTGCACCTGAATGGAAGATCCTTTGTGTGAACTGAGAGTATGTGGCGACTCAGAATGAACGGATCTGCAATCTTAAAGTCACAATGTCTGCATTGGTGCAATTTTTTACCCTTGTGAGCCGCCACGTGTTTTTTCAGTTCCGAAGGCCTATGAAAGCCTTTATCACACATATCACACTTATGAGGGTAGTCTTTTGTGTGGACTGAAATTATGTGTCGTTTCAGATCACTCGAGTTTGAGCTCTTATGATCACAATGCAAACACTGATGTGTTTTACTTTCTTGATGCATAAGCGTATGCTGCTGTAGCTCTTTGGTATCTGAAAAAGTCTGGAAACAAATATCGCACTTTAATGGCGTTTCCTTACTGTGTTTAGTCTTTACATGAGTTTTCAAGTTAGAAGAGTCGGCAGATCGGTATTCACAATATTGGCACTGGTATGGTTTTTCACCAGTGTGGATTCGCATGTGCTTCTTGAGCTCTGACGGATGGCGAAATCCTTTGCCACACTCCACGCAAATATGAGGAAAGTTCTTGCTGTGGACAGCTAAAAGGTGATGACTCAGTAATCCTTGTTCTGCTGTCTCATAATCACAGAATTTGCACTTGTGCATTTTATTAACTCCTTTGTCCCTGTGCACCATCTTGTGAGTAAATAAAGTTCCTGCATGAGAGAAGCTTTTCCCACACTCATCGCACTCAataagcttttctgttttgttggtcAGCTTATGACTCTCCAAGTGGTTAtgtaaacttatttttttattcGTAGTGTAATCACAGTCTGtacatctgtatttcttcttaGTAAGAAGGTGCTCCGGGTGGTTTTTCATGTGCCTTTTCAAGAAACCTCTAGATTTAAATTTCTTTCCACAAATCATGCAGGGATAGACTGTCAACGGATGACCATCAGGGCCAATGATTATTGCTGAAAAACAACACAGAACCCTTTGTCAATATTATACAACAAAATTACACTTCAGTAAATGTTGTAGTTCAACCTTAACAATAAGCTGAATTGTTAAATAAGATCAGACACATACACTTCATAATAAACAAGCCTGTTACTGGGTTAGGTAGAAGAAATTGAGGGAATTACtactttaattcatttttattatcaggagaaaggaaatactgtttttcagtgGAGACGACCAAAGCATCACCCAGCTGTTCTTCACCTCAAATAATTCTACTTTGAAGAATTCTGACTGAGTTCACACATTAAATACACGCAGAAACCAACACTGGTGCAAAGAACAGCAGCCAACTCACTGAACTGAGTACTACATAGTAAGCATAGCACATGATCTTCTTTGACTTTCCACGAATCTGTAGATAAAGTTTAATCTGGCGGTTTAATCATCTAACGCTGACTACAATTCACATGTCCCCAAACCAACACCTCCTCTTGTGCCATCTGTCACAGTCACAATCTGAAGAGGTATCAAGCAGGAATCAATGAGAACACATTTCACATACGGACACCTCAGAGCTTTAGAACTTACTTGCACTCATCCATCAACCTGATTTGTTTACCCTGAATTTGTCTAGGCATGCTAAAAAGCTCTCTCTTCCAAAAAGGGTTTAGAAGGAGAACTGACTAGGTAGCTGGAAATAGAAAAAGCAAGCTTTAAGATTAAAATTTGCCTAGTTTACTGA
Protein-coding regions in this window:
- the ZFX gene encoding zinc finger X-chromosomal protein isoform X3 gives rise to the protein MEAESESGSCKVDGICPEVIKVYIFKADPGEDDLGGTVDIVESEPENDHAVGLLDQNSSIRIPREKMVYMTVNDSQHEDEDLNVAEIADEVYMEVIVGEEDAAVAHEQQIDDTEIKTFMPIAWAAAYGNNNDGIESRNGTASALLHIDESAGLGRLAKQKPKKKRRPESRQYQTAIIIGPDGHPLTVYPCMICGKKFKSRGFLKRHMKNHPEHLLTKKKYRCTDCDYTTNKKISLHNHLESHKLTNKTEKLIECDECGKSFSHAGTLFTHKMVHRDKGVNKMHKCKFCDYETAEQGLLSHHLLAVHSKNFPHICVECGKGFRHPSELKKHMRIHTGEKPYQCQYCEYRSADSSNLKTHVKTKHSKETPLKCDICFQTFSDTKELQQHTLMHQESKTHQCLHCDHKSSNSSDLKRHIISVHTKDYPHKCDMCDKGFHRPSELKKHVAAHKGKKLHQCRHCDFKIADPFILSRHILSVHTKDLPFRCKRCRKGFRQQNELKKHMKTHSGRKVYQCEYCEYSTTDASGFKRHVISIHTKDYPHRCEYCKKGFRRPSEKNQHIMRHHKDVGLP
- the ZFX gene encoding zinc finger X-chromosomal protein isoform X2, whose amino-acid sequence is MDEDGLELQPHEPNAFFDPTGADAAHMDGDQIVVEVQETVFVSDVVDSDITVHNFVPDDPDSVVIQDVIEDVVIEDVQCPDIMEEPDVSETVIIPEQVLDTDVAEEVSLAHCTVPDDVLASDITAEAMSIPEHVLTSESMHVPEVGHVEHVVHDNVEETDIVSATLGTDVVSEEVLVADCASEAVIDANGIPVEHQDEKGNCEDYLMISCNNNDGIESRNGTASALLHIDESAGLGRLAKQKPKKKRRPESRQYQTAIIIGPDGHPLTVYPCMICGKKFKSRGFLKRHMKNHPEHLLTKKKYRCTDCDYTTNKKISLHNHLESHKLTNKTEKLIECDECGKSFSHAGTLFTHKMVHRDKGVNKMHKCKFCDYETAEQGLLSHHLLAVHSKNFPHICVECGKGFRHPSELKKHMRIHTGEKPYQCQYCEYRSADSSNLKTHVKTKHSKETPLKCDICFQTFSDTKELQQHTLMHQESKTHQCLHCDHKSSNSSDLKRHIISVHTKDYPHKCDMCDKGFHRPSELKKHVAAHKGKKLHQCRHCDFKIADPFILSRHILSVHTKDLPFRCKRCRKGFRQQNELKKHMKTHSGRKVYQCEYCEYSTTDASGFKRHVISIHTKDYPHRCEYCKKGFRRPSEKNQHIMRHHKDVGLP